A stretch of Toxoplasma gondii ME49 chromosome V, whole genome shotgun sequence DNA encodes these proteins:
- a CDS encoding hypothetical protein (encoded by transcript TGME49_220310~Predicted trans-membrane domain (TMHMM2.0):134-153) codes for MLEKRKQRSDLDTEAPSLRGRGPREVLRVKKPQKNTESGEKNSQRKRRNGYASHMKDGKHELERNSFLGVPAARRCLSSLSGCAHALSKRFSLILSRKAGKQRESLGRKLLRRQKTLHVDVTECLYTRKKTQLRLPPASTAFSCFACVYIFLFREI; via the coding sequence atgttagagaagagaaagcagcgcaGTGACCTCGATACTGAGGCGCCGAGCCTCCGAGGCAGAGGGCCTCGGGAGGTTCTGCGGGTGAAAAAGCctcagaaaaacacagaatccggagaaaagaacagccaaagaaaaaggagaaacggatATGCTTCGCACATGAAGGATGGCAAACATGAACTAGAAAGAAACAGCTTTCTTGGCGTTCCTGCCGCGAGGAGatgcctctcttcgctctccggGTGTGCTCACGCTCTTTCGAAGAGATTCTCTTTAATTCTGTCGCGAAAAGCaggaaagcaaagagaaTCACTAGGCAGGAAGTTGctgagaagacagaaaacgctcCATGTTGACGTGACtgagtgtctgtacactcggaagaagacacagcttcgtctccctccagCTAGCACcgctttttcctgtttcgcaTGCGTCTAcatctttctctttcgcgagATCTGA
- a CDS encoding hypothetical protein (encoded by transcript TGME49_220330~Signal peptide predicted by SignalP 2.0 HMM (probability 0.924) with cleavage site probability 0.767 at residue 41~Predicted trans-membrane domain (TMHMM2.0):297-320:396-419:433-456), whose translation MEIPRRLKVSDVSRVRRGSSTRVRLGFWCLLGLCLLAEGDAQSENRQTAVEPRDAEVSFPPERAQGHFDSTQDRDLESQTEHSYFSHPFARSASETASASRDAEEGEQSLPVAPPGSVAVLPRLRRKSGSRASTGPDENAAASPESDEEDADVEAASAREASETMNRLEEPGREAAEETARVLGGPGADGVQTLHLETVRESGEDAGREKKTQEKHDTEEPRDQGTETSAPVAGQEERAGDDPSARASEGVNAGTQRVLSPATAVAHGATELRSLSKRSFVSQRSRSQPLTWKSGARLAGTLTLSTAVFAVALQLVGWLVARAELQHRGRALVDAFVDAIPHRVTVPRFFLLFLRELHTPGSLVALADQVARQMYAIVCRVVRAVEKLFGAVLPRQVLIVGSAAAGLAFTFVALGLRLVTPRKFLPQVEPVVLLTGWALATAPLAILAFDLHRGAFGSRRREVVQTVWSVAQHHLALRTLSLVFFLSGSGSVKQAWGYLVMDAFLTATFVSTLLRVASSRETFQKGAGAAERRSERSARQQVRGE comes from the coding sequence ATGGAGATCCCGCGGCGACTGAAGGTGAGTGACGTTTCGCGCGtccggagagggagctcGACTCGGGTGCGCCTCGGCTTCTGGTGTCTCCTgggtctctgtctgcttgcGGAGGGGGATGCCCAGTCTGAGAACAGACAGACTGCCGTGGAACCGAGGGATGCGGAGGTGAGTTTTCCGCCTGAACGCGCTCAGGGTCATTTTGACTCCACTCAAGACCGGGACCTGGAGTCGCAGACAGAGCACTCATACTTCTCGCACCCGTtcgcgagaagcgcgagcgaAACGGCCTCTGCCTCAAGAGatgctgaagaaggcgagcagagTCTCCCAGTCGCGCCGCCAGGTTCCGTTGCTGTCCTGCCCCGCctgcggaggaagagcgggTCTCGCGCGTCCACAGGTCCAGACGAAAACGCGGCGGCATCTCCAGAGTCTGACGAGGAAGATGCGGACGTGGAAGCGGCGTCTGCCCGAGAGGCGAGCGAAACGATGAACCGTTTGGAGGAGCCCGGCCGCGAGGCGGCTGAGGAGACTGCTCGCGTCCTCGGCGGCCCCGGAGCCGACGGAGTGCAAACTCTTCATCTGGAGACGGTGAGGGAGAGtggcgaagacgcaggccgcgaaaagaagacgcaagagaaGCATGACACTGAGGAACCAAGAGATCaaggaacggagacaagCGCGCCGGTGGCTGGGCAGGAGGAACGCGCAGGCGACGACCCGAGTGCGAGAGCTTCGGAGGGTGTGAATGCTGGCACCCAGAGAGTGCTGTCTCCAGCGACGGCTGTCGCTCACGGCGCCACCGAGCTAAGGTCGTTGTCGAAGAGGAGCTTCGTGTCTCAGAGGTCGCGCAGCCAGCCCCTGACATGGAAGTCTGGTGCGAGACTCGCGGGCACCCTGACTTTGTCCACCGCAGTGTTTGCCGTGGCGCTGCAGCTTGTCGGGTGGCTTGTGGCTCGCGCGGAGCTGCAGCATCGCGGGCGCGCCTTGGTAGACGCATTCGTGGATGCCATCCCACACCGAGTCACggttcctcgcttcttcctgctcttccttcGGGAGCTCCACACCCCAGGGTCGCTCGTTGCCCTGGCGGATCAGGTGGCGCGGCAAATGTACGCGATCGTTTGTCGCGTCGTGCGAGCGGTGGAGAAGCTTTTCGGCGCTGTGTTACCGAGGCAAGTGTTGATCGTGGGAAGCGCGGCGGCGGGCCTCGCGTTCACGTTCGTCGCGCTCGGTCTCCGCTTGGTGACGCCGCGAAAGTTCCTGCCGCAGGTCGAGCCTGTGGTTCTCTTGACCGGCTGGGCGCTCGCTACCGCGCCGCTGGCGATCTTGGCTTTCGACCTCCACAGAGGCGCCTTCGGCAGCCGGAGGCGAGAGGTCGTCCAGACGGTCTGGAGCGTCGCGCAGCACCACTTGGCTCTGCGAACCTTGAGTCTTGTGTTCTTCCTAAGTGGGTCGGGAAGCGTGAAACAAGCATGGGGGTATCTCGTCATGGACGCCTTCTTGACGGCGACCTTCGTCTCGACCCTGCTCCGCGTAGCGTCCTCGCGAGAGACGTTCCAGAAGGGGGCGGGCGCCGCAGAGCGCCGAAGCGAGAGATCCGCGCGTCAACAGGTGCGCGGGGAATAG
- a CDS encoding BSD domain-containing protein (encoded by transcript TGME49_220320), with translation MGASESTDSLRADQEARELRELNGEHYQDAEYPWFFIVQWACEKLPADAVFTWNLSDIKAEVAELTADPITFLACCPADEAFRESGEFSFTENGVFVEWAMLLVELLPSLADVRYRLVPAKVAEEEFWCRFFSAVRLRIQQHVLAAQEQPHTVSSPSNASSLGHRPAAPLPLAAEAAETVGRSSLNGFSAPVSAVSFEECKVQRRGSRSSQAETDSGLAHAGDLRSNRVGAPTSVQGTAAKAEDGLHAFAPHAATNPTKCLDSHSDGGALLAGGDREWNSAEDPRHPTLIGAPSGAAASGVRTPHYVMQNGGGARPTYL, from the exons ATGGGAGCTTCTGAGAGCACAGACAGCCTGCGGGCCGAccaagaagcgcgagagctACGCGAACTGAATG GGGAGCACTACCAAGACGCAGAGTATCCTTGGTTTTTCATCGTCCAGTGGGCCTGCGAGAAGCTTCCTGCCGACGCCGTCTTCACATGGAACCTCTCAGACATCAAGGCAG AAGTTGCCGAGTTGACGGCAGATCCCATCACGTTCCTCGCCTGCTGCCCCGCCGACGAAGCCTTccgagagagcggcgaaTTTTCCTTCACAGAGAACGGCGTCTTCGTGGAATG GGCGATGCTCCTCGTCGAGCTCCTCCCTTCGCTCGCCGACGTTCGTTACAGGCTCGTGCCTGCCAAGGTCGCTGAGGAAGAATTTTGgtgtcgctttttctccgcagTTCGCCTCCGAATTCAGCAGCAT GTCTTGGCTGCGCAAGAGCAGCCTCATACAgtttcttcgccgtcgaACGCTTCATCTCTGGGTCACCGCCCTGCCGCGCCTCTGCCGCTGGCAGctgaggcggcggagactGTGGGCCGTTCGTCGCTCAACGGTTTCTCTGCGCCGGTCTCCGCGGTCTCCTTCGAGGAGTGTAAGGttcagcgaagaggaagccgcTCTTCGCAGGCAGAGACTGACTCAGGattggcgcatgcaggagacCTGCGGAGCAACCGAGTCGGAGCGCCGACCTCGGTGCAGGGGACAGcggcgaaggcagaggacggtctgcatgcgttcgcgccgcatgcagcaacaAATCCGACAAAGTGCCTAGACTCACACAGCGACGGAGGCGCTCTCTTGGCAG GTGGCGACCGGGAGTGGAACTCCGCTGAAGACCCTCGACATCCGACGCTGATCGGCGCGCCGTCAGGAGCCGCTGCTTCGGGCGTACGGACGCCCCACTACGTGATGCAAAACGGAGGAGGCGCCAGGCCGACCTACCTCTGA